In one Euzebya tangerina genomic region, the following are encoded:
- a CDS encoding winged helix-turn-helix transcriptional regulator, with product MPRTPTGHWPCSVARSLDLLGDPWVLLILREAFYGSRRFDQFVDHLGINRATLSRRLHDLQEHGLLSTRPLADHAGRQEYLLTDMGRDTLPVLLAIMRWGDTWLAEDGPPVEVIDPETGERIQPLVVDANTGEPIPSSITVKPLTAAAMADRDRRAQRGS from the coding sequence ATGCCGAGAACGCCGACAGGTCACTGGCCGTGTTCTGTTGCGAGATCACTCGACCTGCTCGGCGACCCGTGGGTGCTGCTCATACTCCGCGAGGCCTTCTACGGGTCTCGGCGATTCGACCAGTTCGTCGACCATCTCGGGATCAATCGCGCCACGTTGTCACGCCGGCTCCACGACCTGCAGGAGCACGGCCTTCTCTCCACACGGCCACTTGCCGATCATGCCGGACGTCAGGAGTACCTGTTGACCGACATGGGACGAGACACGCTTCCCGTCCTGCTGGCCATCATGCGGTGGGGCGACACCTGGCTGGCCGAGGACGGGCCGCCGGTCGAAGTCATCGACCCCGAAACCGGCGAGCGGATCCAGCCGCTCGTCGTCGACGCGAATACCGGCGAGCCGATACCGAGCAGCATCACGGTGAAGCCACTGACCGCCGCGGCCATGGCCGATCGGGACCGACGGGCACAGCGCGGTTCGTGA
- a CDS encoding response regulator — protein sequence MSDLIEVVLVDDQQLVRSGFRMILEAEPDITITGEAENGEAGLDLIRRVNPHVVLLDIEMPRMDGIEVTAALGALPEPPRVVVLTTFERDDYVFRALRNGASGFLLKSSPPEQLVEAVRVVAAGESLLAPSVTRRMIEAFASGEGTPPTPDPALDRLTDREREVLALMAQGLSNTEIAERLVVGEATVKTHVSNTLTKLGVRDRVQAVVWAFTNGAT from the coding sequence GTGAGCGACCTCATCGAGGTGGTGCTGGTCGACGATCAGCAGTTGGTCCGCTCCGGCTTTCGGATGATCCTGGAGGCAGAGCCGGATATCACCATCACGGGTGAGGCTGAGAACGGCGAAGCGGGACTGGATCTGATCAGACGGGTCAACCCGCACGTGGTCCTGCTCGACATCGAGATGCCCCGGATGGACGGCATCGAGGTCACCGCCGCGCTCGGAGCACTGCCGGAGCCGCCGAGGGTGGTCGTGCTGACGACCTTCGAACGCGACGACTACGTCTTCCGGGCGCTGCGCAACGGCGCGAGTGGCTTCCTGCTGAAGAGTTCACCGCCGGAGCAGTTGGTCGAAGCCGTCCGGGTGGTCGCAGCCGGTGAGTCGCTGCTCGCGCCCTCGGTCACCCGACGGATGATCGAGGCGTTCGCCAGCGGCGAGGGGACTCCACCGACGCCGGATCCGGCCTTGGACCGGCTGACCGATCGGGAACGTGAGGTCCTGGCCCTGATGGCCCAGGGCTTGTCCAACACCGAGATCGCCGAGCGGCTCGTCGTCGGTGAGGCGACGGTCAAGACCCACGTGTCGAACACGCTGACCAAGCTCGGGGTTCGGGACCGGGTTCAGGCCGTGGTCTGGGCCTTCACCAACGGTGCGACGTAG
- the truA gene encoding tRNA pseudouridine(38-40) synthase TruA, with protein MTTTRLRIDLAYDGSPFAGFARQPDQVTVQGEVESALTRVLGGASVDTTCAGRTDRGVHAEAQTVHVDVPVDWPRLGDLPGLATTLDRMVGRAITIWRIRRVPDSFDARFSATGRRYRYRICDDVAMRPLWRHDTWHVGPDRSAPSGWRLDTEAMEEAGQALVGEHNYASFCRRRLVRRADGTEVEGTMMRRIDRLTVRRSRPAGLVLVRLDGAAFCHQMVRSITGTLVEVGTARRRPAWVVEVLEAQDRQAAGPVAPPEGLSLIGVRY; from the coding sequence GTGACCACCACCCGGCTGCGGATCGACCTGGCCTACGACGGCTCACCCTTCGCGGGCTTCGCCCGGCAGCCCGATCAGGTCACGGTCCAGGGGGAGGTGGAGTCGGCCCTCACCCGCGTCCTCGGTGGCGCTTCCGTCGACACCACCTGCGCCGGACGGACCGACCGGGGCGTTCACGCCGAGGCTCAGACCGTCCACGTCGACGTCCCCGTCGACTGGCCCCGCCTGGGCGACCTGCCTGGCCTGGCAACGACCCTGGACCGCATGGTCGGTCGGGCCATCACGATCTGGCGGATCCGGCGGGTCCCGGACAGCTTCGACGCACGCTTCTCCGCAACCGGCCGTCGGTACCGGTACCGGATCTGCGACGACGTGGCCATGCGGCCCCTCTGGCGCCATGACACCTGGCACGTCGGTCCTGACCGGTCGGCTCCCAGTGGTTGGCGCCTGGACACGGAGGCCATGGAGGAGGCTGGCCAGGCCCTGGTGGGGGAGCACAACTACGCATCGTTCTGCCGCAGGCGCCTGGTCCGACGAGCCGACGGCACCGAGGTCGAGGGGACGATGATGCGCCGAATCGACCGACTGACGGTCCGACGGAGCCGGCCCGCCGGCCTCGTGCTGGTCCGACTGGACGGTGCTGCCTTCTGCCATCAGATGGTCCGTTCCATCACCGGCACGCTGGTCGAGGTCGGCACGGCGCGTCGTCGACCGGCCTGGGTGGTTGAGGTCCTCGAAGCGCAGGACCGACAGGCGGCCGGACCGGTCGCGCCACCCGAGGGGCTGTCGCTGATTGGCGTCCGGTACTAG
- a CDS encoding sensor histidine kinase, with the protein MSDHDAPPVPEDERRPGVPDLIIVGLMLLFGSLSIFLHQTSEESADFVPRLPAWGNYLSLVLLVIPVAFRRMAPAAICLGVGVGFAVFRILEVPEGLASSVAVFLVIHAAGAYVAQARTRNLVRAAALIAGAVAYVRSVAAEIEFVSVDLVLGLSLGIGINIAFYVAAWLLGDGTRRRRVDAEELARRAALLQAEQAKTAQQAVTEERVRISRELHDVVAHHVSVMGIQAGAARRVMERNPGMAQEALEQVERSGRQAIDELHRLVGFLRSSGDSTGEVVDAPQPTLAGLEDLVEAGTAAGLTVDLRRIGRVGSVPDSVELSAFRIVQEALTNVMKHAPGSRVTVVVSSLADAVQIEVVNGPSDGTAPPRARTAAGGGRGVVGMRERAVLLGGSFTAGPHRGGFRVRARLPIPDADAGRRARVGSSTSGAP; encoded by the coding sequence GTGAGCGACCACGACGCGCCGCCGGTGCCGGAGGACGAACGACGTCCCGGTGTACCCGACCTGATCATCGTCGGGCTCATGCTGCTGTTCGGGTCGCTCAGCATCTTCCTGCACCAGACGAGCGAGGAGTCCGCCGACTTCGTCCCGCGGCTTCCGGCATGGGGCAACTACCTGTCCCTCGTCCTCCTCGTGATCCCGGTCGCGTTCAGGCGGATGGCGCCAGCAGCGATCTGCCTCGGCGTCGGCGTCGGATTCGCCGTCTTCCGGATCCTCGAGGTGCCCGAAGGGTTGGCGTCGTCGGTCGCCGTGTTCCTGGTCATCCACGCGGCCGGCGCGTACGTGGCGCAGGCACGGACGCGCAACCTGGTCCGCGCCGCGGCCTTGATTGCGGGAGCGGTCGCGTACGTGCGGTCGGTGGCAGCCGAGATCGAATTCGTCTCCGTCGACCTGGTGCTGGGCCTCAGCCTGGGCATCGGCATCAACATCGCCTTCTACGTGGCCGCGTGGCTGCTCGGCGATGGAACCCGTCGGCGTCGGGTCGACGCCGAGGAGTTGGCGCGGCGTGCCGCACTGCTCCAGGCCGAGCAGGCCAAGACCGCACAGCAGGCCGTGACGGAGGAACGGGTCAGGATCTCGCGCGAACTCCACGATGTCGTCGCACACCACGTCAGCGTCATGGGGATCCAGGCCGGTGCCGCCCGGCGGGTCATGGAGCGCAACCCAGGGATGGCGCAGGAGGCGTTGGAGCAGGTCGAGCGGTCCGGGCGCCAGGCGATCGACGAACTCCACCGCCTGGTCGGGTTCCTGCGCAGCAGCGGGGATTCGACCGGTGAGGTGGTCGATGCGCCGCAGCCGACGCTGGCGGGGCTCGAGGATCTGGTGGAGGCGGGCACCGCGGCAGGCCTGACCGTCGACCTGCGGCGCATCGGTCGGGTCGGATCCGTCCCGGACTCAGTCGAGCTGTCGGCCTTCCGGATCGTGCAGGAAGCGCTGACCAACGTGATGAAGCACGCCCCGGGGTCACGGGTCACGGTGGTCGTGTCGAGTCTTGCCGACGCCGTGCAGATCGAAGTGGTCAACGGCCCCTCCGATGGCACTGCCCCACCGCGCGCCCGAACAGCCGCCGGCGGCGGGCGTGGCGTGGTCGGCATGCGCGAGCGGGCGGTGCTGCTCGGCGGCTCCTTCACCGCCGGTCCCCACCGCGGTGGCTTCCGGGTCCGCGCTCGACTGCCGATCCCCGATGCCGACGCCGGTCGTCGTGCCCGCGTCGGCTCGAGCACCTCGGGTGCCCCGTGA
- the rpsI gene encoding 30S ribosomal protein S9 produces the protein MSSLESLENFEPLADDTAPVGRTRDIFTGRRKRSVARVRIVPGSGQFLLNGRTIDDYFPTDILQMVVNEPFKATETEGQWDVIARIHGGGVSGQAGALRHGIARALVGHEPTYRAVLKKAGLLTRDDRMVERKKYGLKKARKAPQFSKR, from the coding sequence ATGAGCAGCCTTGAATCCCTCGAGAACTTCGAGCCACTGGCCGACGACACGGCCCCCGTCGGTCGGACCCGGGACATCTTCACGGGTCGCCGCAAGCGGTCCGTCGCCCGCGTGCGCATCGTCCCCGGGAGCGGCCAGTTCCTGCTGAACGGTCGCACGATCGACGACTACTTCCCGACCGACATCCTCCAGATGGTCGTCAACGAGCCCTTCAAGGCCACAGAGACCGAGGGTCAGTGGGACGTCATCGCCCGCATCCACGGCGGCGGTGTCAGCGGGCAGGCCGGTGCCCTCCGTCACGGCATCGCACGGGCCCTGGTCGGGCACGAGCCGACCTATCGCGCCGTACTCAAGAAGGCCGGCCTGCTCACCCGCGACGACCGCATGGTCGAGCGCAAGAAGTACGGCCTCAAGAAGGCCCGCAAGGCCCCTCAGTTCTCCAAGAGGTAG
- a CDS encoding DNA-directed RNA polymerase subunit alpha has translation MLIVQRPTIVEDVQIEGLRSLFTIDPLEPGFGYTLGNSLRRTLLSSIPGAAVTSVRIEGVLHEFSSVEGVKEDVTDIVLNLKDLVLRCHSDEPVEIFLGGEGPGEITADFITAPSEVEILNRDLHIATLNRKGRVEMYLTVERGRGYVTAERNKKPDTPIGVIPVDSIYSPVTRVTYRVEATRVEQMTNYDKLVLDVETNGSVTPAEALSSAGETLKDLFDLFSDFEEGGPGGLSIGAGNVEPVGPLSPNLALPIEDMDLSVRSYNCLKREGVSTVGELVTKTEQDLLDIRNFGQKSIEEVKQKLIDMGLSLADYGGYGG, from the coding sequence GTGTTGATCGTTCAGCGCCCCACGATCGTCGAAGATGTCCAAATCGAGGGCCTGCGCTCTCTGTTCACCATTGACCCCCTCGAGCCCGGCTTCGGCTACACGCTGGGCAACAGCCTGCGCCGCACCCTGCTCTCGAGCATCCCCGGCGCTGCCGTCACCAGCGTCCGCATCGAGGGTGTCCTCCACGAGTTCTCATCGGTCGAAGGCGTCAAGGAGGATGTCACCGACATCGTCCTCAACCTGAAGGACCTGGTCCTGCGCTGCCACTCCGACGAGCCCGTCGAGATCTTCCTGGGTGGTGAAGGCCCCGGTGAGATCACCGCCGACTTCATCACCGCCCCGAGCGAGGTCGAGATCCTCAACCGGGACCTGCACATCGCCACGCTGAACCGCAAGGGCCGCGTCGAGATGTACCTGACCGTCGAGCGCGGCCGCGGGTACGTGACGGCCGAGCGGAACAAGAAGCCCGACACCCCGATCGGTGTCATCCCCGTCGACTCGATCTACTCGCCGGTCACCCGTGTGACCTACCGGGTCGAGGCCACCCGTGTCGAGCAGATGACCAACTACGACAAGCTGGTGCTCGACGTCGAGACCAACGGCTCGGTCACCCCGGCTGAGGCGCTGTCCTCCGCCGGCGAGACCCTCAAGGACCTGTTCGACCTGTTCAGCGACTTCGAGGAGGGCGGTCCTGGCGGTCTCTCCATCGGCGCCGGCAACGTCGAGCCCGTCGGTCCGCTGTCCCCGAACCTGGCGCTGCCCATCGAGGACATGGACCTGTCCGTCCGGTCCTACAACTGCCTCAAGCGCGAGGGTGTCTCCACGGTGGGCGAGCTGGTCACCAAGACCGAGCAGGACCTGTTGGACATCCGCAACTTCGGCCAGAAGTCGATCGAAGAGGTCAAGCAGAAGCTGATCGACATGGGCCTCAGCCTGGCGGACTACGGCGGGTACGGCGGCTAG
- a CDS encoding tautomerase family protein yields the protein MPKLDAYIPEGALDPDAELALARQLTDILLEEEGADPSNEQARSIAWVSIHRPALQLVGGSVPDRPRYQINVSVPEGQLDRERRQSMVARVTDAVLAAEGPDSDGDKLRVWVFAGEIPEGTWGGAGQIFGLAEISSFVLGDPEAGRAHAQRRLASRKAEREAIFS from the coding sequence ATGCCCAAGCTCGATGCCTACATCCCCGAGGGCGCGCTCGATCCCGATGCGGAACTGGCACTCGCCCGACAGCTCACCGACATCCTCCTCGAGGAGGAGGGCGCGGACCCGAGCAACGAGCAGGCCCGCTCGATTGCCTGGGTCAGCATTCACCGTCCAGCACTGCAACTGGTCGGCGGCTCGGTTCCAGACAGGCCGCGCTATCAGATCAACGTCTCCGTCCCCGAAGGTCAGCTGGACCGCGAGCGCCGTCAATCGATGGTCGCCCGGGTCACCGACGCCGTTCTGGCCGCCGAGGGACCTGACAGCGATGGGGACAAGCTCCGCGTCTGGGTGTTCGCTGGCGAGATCCCAGAGGGGACCTGGGGTGGCGCCGGGCAGATCTTCGGGCTGGCCGAGATCTCGTCATTCGTCCTCGGCGACCCGGAAGCCGGCCGTGCCCACGCCCAGCGGCGGCTCGCCAGCAGGAAGGCAGAGCGAGAGGCCATCTTCTCCTAG
- the rpsD gene encoding 30S ribosomal protein S4, translating into MARYTGPIAKQSRRERTVLHANVKSARALEKRPYPPGEHGRGRIKESEYLLQLREKQKARRIYGVLERQFRNYYDRASRSQGLTGENLLVFLETRLDNAVFRGGLARTRREARQLVNHKHFRVNGRTVNIPSYEVKAGDVITVRDRSRNIQPVIGALELIGNRNQPGWVSLDQDKRQISILSTPGREQIDVPVQEQLIVELYSK; encoded by the coding sequence ATGGCCCGTTACACCGGACCAATCGCCAAGCAGTCGCGCCGTGAGCGCACTGTCCTGCACGCCAACGTCAAGTCGGCCCGTGCACTCGAGAAGCGCCCGTACCCGCCGGGTGAGCACGGCCGAGGCCGCATCAAGGAGAGCGAGTACCTCCTGCAGCTTCGCGAGAAGCAGAAGGCCCGCCGCATCTACGGCGTGCTCGAGCGGCAGTTCCGCAACTACTACGACCGCGCCAGCCGGTCCCAGGGCCTGACGGGTGAGAACCTGCTGGTCTTCCTGGAGACCCGGTTGGACAACGCGGTGTTCCGTGGAGGTCTGGCCCGCACCCGCCGTGAGGCGCGTCAGCTGGTCAACCACAAGCACTTCCGAGTCAACGGCCGCACGGTCAACATCCCCTCCTACGAGGTCAAGGCCGGCGACGTGATCACCGTCCGCGACCGCTCCCGCAACATCCAGCCGGTCATCGGTGCCCTCGAACTCATCGGCAACCGCAACCAGCCGGGCTGGGTGTCCCTCGACCAGGACAAGCGCCAGATCAGCATCCTCTCGACGCCCGGTCGTGAGCAGATCGACGTCCCCGTCCAGGAACAGCTCATCGTCGAGCTGTACTCCAAGTAA
- the rplQ gene encoding 50S ribosomal protein L17, translated as MPTPKKGTRLGGSPSHHNMIVSNLATELFRHGRIKTTKTKAKTMQPVAERMITFAKRGDLHARRQVLTVIRDKDVVHKLFADIGPAAADRNGGYTRIVNLGNRKGDNAPMALIELVDITEDEDGESTLTEAPTRRWSLRRRRNNMSRAAREREEAIMAAEDAGLDEYEDPHFDEDLVDEDDSGDDALAAAQITERELAARSSDDADDDGDGPEVSPEEVEARLAETSDEDEEAADEVADADDASDDEGADEEE; from the coding sequence ATGCCTACACCGAAGAAGGGCACCCGCCTCGGCGGCTCGCCCAGCCATCACAACATGATCGTGTCGAATCTGGCCACGGAGCTGTTCCGTCACGGCCGGATCAAGACGACCAAGACCAAGGCCAAGACCATGCAGCCGGTGGCCGAGCGCATGATCACCTTCGCCAAGCGGGGTGACCTGCACGCCCGTCGGCAGGTGCTCACGGTCATCCGCGACAAGGACGTCGTCCACAAGCTGTTCGCCGACATCGGGCCGGCCGCTGCCGACCGCAACGGTGGGTACACCCGCATCGTGAACCTGGGCAACCGCAAGGGCGACAACGCCCCGATGGCCCTGATCGAGCTGGTCGACATCACTGAGGACGAGGACGGCGAGTCCACACTGACCGAGGCGCCCACGCGCCGCTGGAGCCTGCGTCGTCGCCGCAACAACATGTCGCGTGCCGCACGTGAGCGGGAAGAGGCGATCATGGCGGCAGAGGACGCCGGGCTGGACGAGTACGAGGACCCGCACTTCGACGAGGACCTCGTCGACGAGGACGACAGCGGCGACGACGCCCTGGCGGCAGCCCAGATCACCGAGCGCGAGCTGGCAGCCCGGTCCTCCGACGATGCCGACGACGACGGTGACGGCCCCGAGGTCAGCCCGGAGGAGGTCGAGGCCCGTCTGGCTGAGACGTCCGATGAGGACGAGGAGGCTGCCGACGAGGTGGCTGACGCTGACGACGCCTCCGACGACGAGGGTGCAGACGAGGAGGAGTAG
- the rpsK gene encoding 30S ribosomal protein S11, whose translation MAQGKKARQRGKKKERRTIPHGIAHISSSFNNTIISITDMQGNVISWASAGNVGFKGSRKSTPYAAQQAAEKAARVAVDTFGMRKVDVRVKGPGSGRETAIRSMQAAGMEVSGIRDVTPIPHNGCRPPKRRRV comes from the coding sequence ATGGCGCAGGGTAAGAAGGCCCGTCAACGCGGGAAGAAGAAGGAGCGTCGGACGATTCCGCACGGGATCGCCCACATCAGCTCGTCGTTCAACAACACGATCATCTCGATCACCGACATGCAGGGCAACGTGATCTCATGGGCCTCTGCCGGCAACGTCGGCTTCAAGGGCTCCCGCAAGTCCACGCCCTACGCCGCCCAGCAGGCAGCCGAGAAGGCGGCCCGCGTGGCCGTCGACACCTTCGGCATGCGCAAGGTCGACGTCCGGGTCAAGGGCCCGGGCTCCGGTCGTGAGACGGCGATCCGGTCGATGCAGGCCGCCGGGATGGAGGTCAGCGGCATCCGCGACGTCACCCCCATCCCGCACAACGGCTGCCGTCCCCCGAAGCGCCGCCGCGTCTGA
- the rplM gene encoding 50S ribosomal protein L13, with product MRTFSPTPADIDPQWHIIDADGMVLGRLATRIATVLRGKHKPTFAPHMDMGDFVVVINASKIRLTGNKGRDKWTWTHSGFPGGIKGQPIGNVLENNPEKLLEDAVKGMLPKNTIGRKQLRKMKVYAGSEHPHGAQNPQPLAV from the coding sequence ATGCGCACGTTCTCCCCAACTCCCGCCGACATCGACCCTCAGTGGCACATCATCGACGCCGATGGCATGGTCCTCGGCCGTCTTGCCACCCGGATCGCGACGGTCCTCCGCGGCAAGCACAAGCCGACCTTCGCCCCCCACATGGACATGGGTGACTTCGTCGTCGTCATCAACGCCTCGAAGATCCGCCTGACCGGCAACAAGGGCCGTGACAAGTGGACCTGGACCCACTCCGGCTTCCCCGGCGGGATCAAGGGCCAGCCGATCGGCAACGTCCTCGAGAACAACCCCGAGAAGCTCCTCGAGGACGCCGTCAAGGGGATGTTGCCCAAGAACACCATCGGCCGGAAGCAACTGCGCAAGATGAAGGTCTACGCCGGCTCCGAACACCCGCACGGCGCGCAGAACCCGCAGCCGCTGGCCGTCTGA
- the glmM gene encoding phosphoglucosamine mutase, translating into MGQYFGTDGVRGVANEDITPELALGIGRALVRTLREEGAPRPRVIIGRDPRASGEMLESAVVAGICSAGGDAVVLDVLPTPGVAYLTASLGATAGVMISASHNPVADNGIKLIGPTGHKLSDDEETRVEELLQRFDSDRPIGTRIGRKRHVAGAVEGYIAHLVAAAGAVDLRGVKIVLDCANGAASMVGPTVLRRLGAEVTAIAAIPDGTNINDGVGSNHPEHLQGAVVRNGADLGIAHDGDADRIVACTSDGTIVDGDAILAILAAHAKTTTGIDGVVTTVMTNLGFMHAMKDLDIPVIQTKVGDRYVLEGMHESGYVLGGEQSGHIIASEYATTGDGVLTAVLLLKAMAEQGRTLDECTTVMTRLPQVLINVTGVDKSALDDATKVWDAVKAAEVELGDSGRVLLRPSGTEPIVRVMTEAATADAARSHAETLAGVVKDVLPAG; encoded by the coding sequence ATGGGCCAGTACTTCGGCACGGACGGCGTCCGCGGAGTCGCCAACGAGGACATCACCCCGGAGTTGGCGCTCGGGATCGGCCGGGCGCTCGTCCGCACCCTGCGGGAAGAGGGTGCGCCTCGGCCGCGCGTCATCATCGGCCGTGACCCCCGGGCCAGCGGTGAGATGCTCGAGTCGGCCGTCGTGGCCGGCATCTGCTCCGCTGGCGGCGACGCCGTGGTCCTCGACGTCCTGCCCACCCCCGGTGTCGCCTACCTGACCGCCTCGCTGGGCGCCACGGCCGGCGTCATGATCTCGGCCAGCCACAACCCGGTCGCCGACAATGGGATCAAGCTGATCGGCCCGACCGGCCACAAGCTGAGCGACGATGAGGAGACGCGCGTCGAGGAGCTCCTGCAGCGCTTCGACTCCGACCGGCCGATCGGCACCCGGATCGGTCGCAAGCGTCACGTCGCGGGTGCGGTGGAGGGCTACATCGCCCACCTGGTCGCTGCCGCGGGGGCCGTCGATCTCCGCGGCGTGAAGATCGTCCTGGACTGCGCCAACGGTGCGGCCAGCATGGTCGGCCCCACGGTCCTGCGTCGCCTCGGTGCCGAGGTCACGGCCATCGCCGCCATCCCGGACGGCACCAACATCAACGACGGTGTCGGCTCGAACCACCCGGAGCACCTCCAGGGCGCCGTCGTCCGGAACGGTGCGGACCTGGGCATCGCCCACGACGGTGACGCCGACCGGATCGTGGCCTGCACCAGCGACGGCACCATCGTCGACGGTGACGCGATCCTGGCGATCCTGGCCGCGCACGCGAAAACCACCACGGGCATCGACGGCGTGGTCACCACCGTGATGACCAACCTCGGCTTCATGCATGCCATGAAGGATCTCGACATCCCCGTCATCCAGACCAAGGTCGGCGACCGCTACGTGCTGGAGGGGATGCACGAGTCCGGCTACGTCCTCGGTGGCGAGCAGTCCGGCCACATCATCGCCAGCGAGTACGCGACCACCGGTGATGGGGTCCTGACCGCCGTGCTGCTGCTCAAGGCCATGGCCGAGCAGGGCCGCACCCTGGACGAGTGCACAACGGTGATGACCCGGCTCCCACAGGTCCTGATCAACGTCACCGGCGTGGACAAGTCTGCGCTGGACGACGCCACCAAGGTGTGGGACGCGGTCAAGGCTGCGGAGGTCGAGTTGGGCGACTCCGGTCGGGTCCTCCTCCGACCCTCCGGCACGGAACCGATCGTCCGGGTCATGACCGAAGCCGCGACAGCCGACGCCGCCCGTTCACACGCCGAGACGTTGGCGGGCGTCGTCAAGGACGTTCTACCGGCGGGCTAG
- the rpsM gene encoding 30S ribosomal protein S13 — protein MARIAGVDLPRHKRAAIGLTYIFGVGRTRAAEALEACNVNPDTRVGELSDGELQALRTYIENEYQIEGDLRREVAQNIKRKVEIGSYQGIRHRRGLPVRGQRTHTNARTRKGPKRTVAGRKKA, from the coding sequence ATGGCCAGAATTGCCGGAGTCGACCTGCCACGCCACAAGCGTGCAGCAATCGGCCTCACCTACATCTTCGGTGTTGGACGCACCCGCGCTGCGGAGGCCCTCGAGGCCTGCAACGTGAACCCGGACACCCGCGTCGGCGAGTTGTCCGACGGCGAGCTCCAGGCGCTGCGGACCTACATCGAGAACGAGTACCAGATCGAAGGTGACCTCCGTCGTGAGGTTGCCCAGAACATCAAGCGCAAGGTGGAGATCGGGTCCTACCAGGGCATCCGCCACCGTCGCGGGCTTCCCGTCCGCGGGCAGCGCACCCACACCAACGCCCGGACCCGCAAGGGCCCGAAGCGCACGGTCGCCGGCCGCAAGAAGGCCTAG